The nucleotide window TCTCTAGGTCTCATCCAGCTTAGAGCAATGTGGCTTTATATACAATGTCACGGGGCCATAACTAGGTGTTCTCCAACATGAACATCACCAGGGAAAAAAGCAGAAGCGAGTTCCTTTCCTGACCACCAACTTCAGTTTTCTGAAGCAGGGAGGTGTTGAGAACCACCAGTCCCAAAACGAACTTGGGTGACTGTGGCCAGGCAATGTACAGTACGGGGGCAGAAGCTGGGAGTCACCAAGACTGTCCAAGGTGCACCCCGCCCGCACCCCTGACAGTCAGATCTGCTCTTTGTGGGATTACAAGAAGTTGGGCTGGGCCTTGCCACAagccctcacacacacataccagtCCTTCAGTCCTGAGACACTGCTGTAGCTTTAAAGATGACGCACCTGCGCTCTGGCCACTGTATGAAATCTAAGGGGAGGTACATGTCCCTGAAGGCTCATTGTATCCAGGAGTCAAATTTACTTCTGAGTATGGGTATCTGGGCCTGACACTTGAGTATACGCGGCAAGATTCTCCCACAAAGCCTAGCAAGGCATCATCAAAACATCCACAGAATAAAATATGCTGTTAAAGTGAGGTGTGAAAGAGCGTATGTGAAAATTTCCACTTATGGAAGAGAGAGGAGTATAAACAGTATTTAATCTGCTTGTGCTAGACATGCTTGGAAGACCTCAGGAGGATGTAAAAGAAAGTGGTAACAGTGGTTGCCCTTGGGGAGTAGACCTGGTGTCTACGAGGCAGCCCAACACGGCAGCCCCTGGACGTATGCAGCACATGAGCATGTGAAATGTGGCTAAACCAAATTGAGACGTCCCTAAGTGTCAAACATACACGATTTCAAAGActtagcatgaaaaaaaaaaaaaaaagaaggtaaagtaTCAACAATTTTTCATATTAATTGCAGAgtgaaatggtaatattttatatgtaatggGTTAAATACATTCAAaggtttctttttacctttttaatgtgcctactggaaaatttaaagttacatatgtggctcacattgtgtttctgttggacagtgctggCCTAGAGGTTCCTCCTTAATCATGTAATATATGTTACcttctcacaaaattaaaagttaataagtaagtaaaagaaattaccagaggaaacagagaagcaTTTATATACAGGCAAATGAGGGGTGAAAATAAACACTCAGATATCAAAAATCCCTCTTGGTCCTCTTTCTCTATGCCTGCTGCCATTCCAAAAACCTAAGTAAGAGCTTGTTCAGAAAAAAAGCTAGTaggcctttctttttaaaaatcatagaggATTTTAAAGCATTGCCAAAGTAGACAGAATAGTATCACGAAATGCCCTGTGCCCATCACCCATACCCTAAACTGCTAACTCCCTGGCACTCTTGTCCCCACACTACTACCCCACTCAATTTCAGCAAATTCCATTATATCCCTAATAtgctttaaacaaaacaaaacaaaacaaaaaacaaaacaaaactgtagtcCTAACAGGCTTTTAAATCAAGCTGACTTTCTGAGCTACAAGGAAAGGATTAACAATTGCAttcttttggggcatctgggtggctcagtcggttaagcatctgacttcggttcaagtAATGATCTTGTAGTCCGTGAGTTCatgtcccacactgggctctgtgctgacagctcagagcccagagcctgcctcagattctgtgtctccctctctctctgcccctccccaactcgctctcgagcatgtactttctctctcaaaaataaatacattaaaaaaaaaaattaaaagtattggattcttttttcttcaacaGCTTCTCTCCTGGTAGGAAAGAATGGGCTCCAAGAACAGCCCTGAAAACCCCAGAGGCCATCGGCATCTCTGTACCCTTCTCACCATTTAACTACATTATCTGTTTCCGGTATGTGCATGCGCAGTCCGTCACCTGCATCAAAGCAGAAAAGCCCTCAACTAACAAGGCCAGGCGGCCCCCCCTTTGGCATGTTCTCCAAGGCCTCTACCAAGGcttgagccccacccccagcacacatGTAGAGGAGGTGACCGGCTGGTTCTGAGCCTAAATGCCCAGATACGTTTCAAACAGAGGGACTGACCTTGGGGACAAGCTGCTTGCTTTCCTTGTGCTTTTCTGCCTGTTTGAAGagtgcactgaaaaaaaaaagtggctccAAATGACAGATACTGTTTAGGGGTGATAACGGTATCGtgctctggttttgtttgttttttgtttcacgAGCCTCTTATCTTTCAGAGAGACACACTGAGATATTTATAGATGATGTCtgtgatttgcttcaaaataatccagatGAGGGCACGGAAGGGTGGAGCCGAAACAAGACTGGCCATGAGCAGACAGCTGCTGAAGCTGGGGGAACGGGTCCGTTGGACCTCTGCACCATGCTCTCTACTGTCTCTTTGTGAAATCTGCCAAAAGTGTTTCAAAGTGTAAactctcctcttctgttttcctgtATGGAAGACCCTGAAGAGGGCCAATTCTCTTCTGCATTACAAGAGAGGCACTATGGGAAAGCTGCTGGGAGAGAACCAGATGCTCCAGCAGCTTCTTCTATGGCCTTTGACTGTATCTTTTAAAAGCAGTTCACAGTGAAAATAACACTGGGGGGTATAATTGTAAGCCGAGGACCTAGCAGCCTCGTCGGCAGCCGATACACTAAACATCTCCCTAGGCAGTGATTCCCAAGCCTGCCTGGCCACATGGGTCCACAGAATGCCagataaaaaaatacagactcccaggcccctcccccggccctgcTGGGACCCACTCTCTCCAGAAGAAGGCCTGGAGATCTCTGCCTTTCACATGAGACCCTGGAAGTGCTTCTGCTGGGGAAACATTTTATCAGTGGTGTGCAGATCTTCTAGTACAACCATGAAAACCAAAAAGAGAAGTAAGAGCAACACATCCCACTCTGGGCAAGACCACGCTGTCGAAGAAGTGAGAAGCCACCCATGTCAGCAAGCTTCGGGActagggtggggggcagaggtggaagagCCTGGTGGCAGGTGCCAAGGCAAAGGCTCTGGAGCTGGTGTCTCTGGGAGAAGCTTCTAACTCCAGGTCTGGCTTTACCTAGCGTCTGCATGGCTTCCTCGCTCTGCTGAACCTGCTGGGACATCATCCTGCTGATCCCCATGAGGCTCTCCGTAATGGAACTGGACGTCTGGGCCAGGCTCTCTTTGGTGGTTTTCCTAAAAATCCAGAGTGGGAGGAGGAATGTCAACAAAAGCCTGACTGCGAGAAAACCCCGTTTTCAAATGAGatcccatttttttatttatcaagaTACCATATATACTTAAATATCAATAATCGCAGTCAATGCCACCAAGGATGTGCTGAAGACTGCTACCCTTCTGTGAGAGCAATTCGGCAACAGGTATCAGGACCCTTAGAAATGTTCGTGCCTTTTGCCCAATAATCTCATCCCTGGGAATCTCTCCAAAGGAAATATCCAAAATGCGGACAAAGCCTTATGTCCTAAGACGTGCCCttgtgtattatttataatactgaCAAACTAGAAATGTAAACACATGCGAACAGGGGATTAGTTAATACAAGAGAATACTACGGACTCTTAAAACTTCGTTTAAAGAGTTTTCTAAAACAACAAGCAAGTCTTTGTGTTATACAATGTGAAGACGAGCAAGAtactaaattttatatatagtacGATTTttgactttgtaaaaaaaataatgggaggAGACAATACATCACAACATTTGTAACACGATTACagcttattctcattttataattaatatttttctttatcagtttatTACAAGTAAGCATATATTtctttcatactttaaaaaatactacttatataataaaattaagtacCAGTTTTACATTGAAAACAAGAAGGGGCTGCCTACAGTGGGTTTTGCACCTGGTCAATTCCATTATCAGGGcccagaaagacaaaaagaaagatacCTTTGCCTTAAGAGGTCTCCTCCCTGGAGAAGTTCTGCTTTCTCTAGATTGTCGATAGCAATTTTGCAAGTGAGATTAGCCTTCCTCCATGAGGTCTGATTGCTGGAATCAGAAGGGTCTCGCATGAGTTTCTGTCAGTCAGATCAAGTCACCGCAAGTGAGTGATGGGGAAGGCCTGGCCCACAGAGCCCATCTCCACCTCCCGACATTTCTCCCTCTTGGCTGCCCCAGCAGCTGCCCCAGCTAAGGCTCCAACACCTCTGGTTTGGACCCTGGAGGCTGCCTGCAAGATGTTCCCCTACTGCCCTACTGCCCATAGCTGTCCCTTTCCTTCCAGGGCAGCCAGAGGGAGCAGTTTGGCCATGGCACTTCTGTGTTTACAGCCAGCAATGGTTTCAGAGTTCAAATCCACCTTGGACATACAAGGCCCTGTTCTGTCAAGTCACATCTATAACACTTCAAGGCTCTGTGTTGTGTACTGGTTAGTTCCATTCCTTGAGAACCATGTCTCACTCATCTTTGGATCACCAGTAATTAGAACAACAGTTTCTGGCCCATTAGCCAATTAATATGTgttataaaaagtagaaaaatcatAGAAAGACCGTTTTCCCCATTATTTCTTTTCCAAgctttgtttaaattccagttaacatacagtgtaatattagtttcaggtgaacaatatagtgattcagcacttaggGTTTGCTCGATATTTCTTTAAGATGTGCTGTCTTTTACACACCCAGACCGATCATGAACAATACAAACACAATGTATTAGCAGAGCCCAGTTTGACATGATTTATTTACATTCTTTACCTGATCCCCCTTGTGAGAGACAACTCAAATTTGGTGAACAGCTCCCTGGGGTTAGCAGTGTAACCTTTGTTGATGgactataaaaatgttaattgggCCCCTCAGAGAATCAAACTCAAGCACTGGAACTCTTAGGCAGCTGGATCACGTCAGTTTTGCTAACCCCTGAGATATTTACAAAGTCAAGCACGGGGCACATGAACTGAGAGGGTGTTTTTCTAATAGCACCTCTGtgcttaaaacattaaaacaagttcTCTGTCACCTGAACAGCACCTGCTATGCCATTTCACAcctgatatttaaaaagaatcaattacATTTTCAAACTGTGGGCAAGGGAGCTCTGCTCGACCCTGTGACACAGAGATGAGTGAGCCATAGTGGCCGCCCTCAAGCGGCTCACATTTCTTGGGGAGAAAGACAAGCAAACAAAGGATTTGTTGGCTGGTGTGATAAGCACAATAACGCGGGCAAGCACAACTGCTGTCTCAACACGGCTTGCCAAAGTATTCATTTACTGCTTGCTCTCCCTACCTGTAACTCCACATCATGGATGGCCATTCTCAGACCCGTGCTGAGCCTGTTTCACCTCGTGTAATTTACTATACTTTATACAAGGGTCCTCTTTACTCAGTGTTTACAACCTGGGCATCCTTGGTGGCCAAGGGAAGCAAATGCCATCATGACACAGTGATACTACTGAGCCAAGCACTTAAACACCGGTCACCACGCACACATCCCTCCCTGCTTACACTAGTCTCTACCACGCCCACATCTTTGTCAGACAGTCTTCTCCTGATTGCTGGGTATTATAAACATAGCTGCTCTCAGCAAGGATAATGCTGGATCATCACCCAAATCAGAAGCAAAACCACAGACAAATACAGATCTGGCAGAGTTAGAGCAATTACAAGGAGGAAGAGAACACCTAGGAGGGCGATGACCAGCAGGGGCTTCAAGAGAATGACCTGGCTACCAGAGGACTGGGACAGATGATGGAGCCCTCTGATATTTTTGCAACAATAATCCTCTGTATGATATGGTACCAAGATCAAATGTGAAGGGACAGGTACGGTTTCATGCCATCAGACAATTTTGTTGGACAGTCCCCCAACTCAATACCAAGAAAGAGCACATACCTCAGTAATATAATTAAAGGTTAGCACATGAGTTATAACGATCATctccaagttatttaacataacATCACCTTAGTTACatctttttggtttcattttttaagataagGTCCCAtttaaaactttctaaattttgtttcatcttaAGTAGGTTCATTTTCAGCGGGCTTTTTCTGGTATCAATTATCCTTAAAGAAAAAGGACCTTGTATTACATGAGCAACCATTTTTTGGGtttgtgttaaaaatataaaatatagcataTGGTTAAATGCGCTTTTGTAAACTATACACAATTCGACCTACCAATAGCCCCTACCTGCCCCTGCTTTGAGAATTACTCATCTAGAGAGGACGGTCTGTGTATAAATGACACGTTTAAATCATGAAGCCAGGTTTATTAGGCAAAGCTCTGCACAAGCCTCCCACAGAGCAAGTGACCCAGCACAGGCCCCACCTACCTGAGCATCTGCTTCTTGTGATTCTCCACTTCCTGGAGCAGAACCTGCTTCTCTGACTCTTTGTCTTGCTCTTTAGCTGACTGCTCAAGCTCCTTTGGGGAAAACAGCTCTatgttaaaatgattttaaaagccaATATAAAAACCAAAGAGCACTTCTCTTTCTAGGGAGGTTATATGATAGCACTTAAAAACGCTCCTAAAAGAGAACACTCAGGAATGCCAGGTGACCTATAACAAACATCCTTCTAAATATAGAGCTGAGTTTGCAAGAAAGTTAAGGACAATCCCCAGGGCCCCAAGGTGAGAAGGAAACTAAGAGCCAGAGATGTCAGACTGTGAGTGAGGCACAACTGCCCTGGGATAGGACATTTACTCCTGTAGTCCGGGCCATGACTGGAATCAAAAGCGGGGGAAAAATTACTAAATAGGAGCCCCTTGGTCCCACTTTGAGATACATGCAAACATCAAACTGCTATATGTGTCTAAATGTTCATTCTCCATCTCTGTACCTATTTCATAATATACTGGTAGCAAACAGTTTGAAGATTTTAA belongs to Acinonyx jubatus isolate Ajub_Pintada_27869175 chromosome A1, VMU_Ajub_asm_v1.0, whole genome shotgun sequence and includes:
- the BNIP1 gene encoding vesicle transport protein SEC20 isoform X4, yielding MAAPQDVHVRICNQEIVKFDLEVKALIQDIRDCSGPLSALTELNTKVKEKFQQLRHRIQELEQSAKEQDKESEKQVLLQEVENHKKQMLSNQTSWRKANLTCKIAIDNLEKAELLQGGDLLRQRKTTKESLAQTSSSITESLMGISRMMSQQVQQSEEAMQTLVHSSNRQKSTRKASSLSPSQFFPDYPGCK
- the BNIP1 gene encoding vesicle transport protein SEC20 isoform X1, with translation MAAPQDVHVRICNQEIVKFDLEVKALIQDIRDCSGPLSALTELNTKVKEKFQQLRHRIQELEQSAKEQDKESEKQVLLQEVENHKKQMLSNQTSWRKANLTCKIAIDNLEKAELLQGGDLLRQRKTTKESLAQTSSSITESLMGISRMMSQQVQQSEEAMQTLGKARPGVRSFSQRHQLQSLCLGTCHQALPPLPPTLVPKLADMGGFSLLRQRGLAQSGMCCSYFSFWFSWLY
- the BNIP1 gene encoding vesicle transport protein SEC20 isoform X3; this translates as MAAPQDVHVRICNQEIVKFDLEVKALIQDIRDCSGPLSALTELNTKVKEKFQQLRHRIQELEQSAKEQDKESEKQVLLQEVENHKKQMLSNQTSWRKANLTCKIAIDNLEKAELLQGGDLLRQRKTTKESLAQTSSSITESLMGISRMMSQQVQQSEEAMQTLGRKAFPGAFSFLPSRALTRPQLGKEIANIFLLENGFT